One segment of Rhodothermales bacterium DNA contains the following:
- a CDS encoding VCBS repeat-containing protein: protein MTRSRLACLAVGLLLSSAANGQSQSVVVVGLPLMEYTSVSVADFDQDGRSDLVMSGELLNGTHVTRLYSFTERRVVPRPNTSDRIEAHYEQRPFISRPVFRGASAWLDFNQDGWMDLIVSGLSETEVTTNERRLLPFTDMYRNQSGSGLTIQNGISLPGVYDGRVATGDLDNDGFPEIVLSGRTNDGLEFAVFRNVETLDAQANPIRTVARSTDVFAPIQATSLDLVDVDGDGFKDIVAAGFTADSQPVLHAYRNINGQSFVPMTLDLDTGYFGSLVFGDLDRDGDVDVVTLAGTPSPGLLRGETRLFMNDGEGTFTEDSERLSRFRPVPGLFLGGGQMMDFDGDSDVDILLNGFVGLDNDEQQRMVILEQIDGQLLNILDARSVRNGSVLMMDYDGNGRMDLFQVGRSGDQLVMQLFE from the coding sequence ATGACCCGTTCCCGATTGGCCTGTCTCGCGGTGGGCCTGCTTCTTTCGTCGGCCGCCAACGGTCAGAGCCAGTCCGTCGTGGTCGTGGGGCTCCCCCTCATGGAATACACGTCGGTGTCGGTTGCCGATTTTGACCAGGACGGCCGGAGCGACCTGGTCATGTCCGGTGAACTGCTGAATGGTACCCACGTCACGCGGCTCTATTCGTTCACGGAGCGTCGAGTGGTGCCGCGTCCCAATACGTCGGACCGGATTGAGGCCCATTACGAACAGCGCCCGTTCATTTCCCGACCCGTTTTCCGTGGCGCCTCGGCGTGGCTGGATTTCAACCAGGACGGCTGGATGGACCTGATCGTGTCCGGCCTGTCGGAAACCGAGGTGACCACGAACGAGCGCCGGTTGCTGCCGTTCACGGATATGTACCGGAACCAGTCGGGCTCGGGGCTGACCATCCAGAACGGGATTTCCCTGCCTGGCGTGTATGACGGCCGTGTGGCCACGGGCGACCTGGACAATGATGGTTTCCCCGAAATCGTGCTGTCCGGTCGCACGAACGACGGTCTCGAGTTCGCGGTTTTCCGGAATGTCGAGACGCTGGATGCCCAGGCGAACCCCATCCGCACCGTCGCGCGCAGCACGGACGTGTTCGCCCCCATCCAGGCCACCAGCCTGGACCTGGTGGACGTGGATGGCGATGGCTTCAAGGATATCGTGGCCGCGGGATTCACGGCCGACTCGCAGCCCGTGCTGCATGCCTACCGGAATATCAACGGACAGTCGTTCGTGCCCATGACCCTGGACCTGGATACCGGATACTTCGGCTCGCTCGTCTTCGGTGACCTGGACCGGGACGGTGACGTGGATGTAGTCACACTGGCCGGCACGCCGTCACCGGGACTGCTGCGCGGAGAGACACGACTCTTCATGAACGACGGCGAGGGGACGTTCACGGAGGATTCGGAGCGCCTGTCCCGCTTCCGGCCGGTCCCCGGACTGTTCCTGGGCGGCGGGCAGATGATGGACTTTGACGGCGATTCCGACGTGGACATCCTGCTGAACGGATTCGTCGGGCTGGACAATGACGAACAGCAACGGATGGTCATCCTGGAGCAGATTGACGGGCAGTTGCTGAATATCCTGGACGCCCGTTCCGTGCGCAACGGCAGCGTCCTCATGATGGACTACGACGGCAACGGTCGCATGGACCTCTTCCAGGTGGGCCGGTCGGGCGACCAACTCGTCATGCAGCTCTTCGAATAA
- a CDS encoding branched-chain amino acid transaminase, which yields MSKPDIWMDGSFVRHEDANVHVLTHALHYGSSVFEGIRCYNTDRGSAVFRNPEHMQRLIDSGRIYRMDLGYTREELEEASMETIRRSGLKECYIRPLSFRGLGPMGVNPLKNPVHTIIAVWEWGAYLGPEALENGVDVHVASWNRMAPNTFPSMAKAGGNYLNASLVKMDAVLNGFSEGIMLSVNGHLAEGSGENLFLVKDGVLFTAPIALSILPGITRSSIVTLAEEMGLTVKEGLIPREALYIADEVFFTGTAAEVTPIRSIDHHTIGSGKRGPITEKLQTAFFDILHRGNDPHGWLTFVN from the coding sequence ATGTCGAAGCCTGATATCTGGATGGACGGTTCGTTCGTCCGACACGAAGACGCCAATGTCCACGTCCTGACGCACGCGCTCCATTACGGATCGTCCGTGTTCGAGGGCATCCGATGCTACAACACGGACAGGGGCTCCGCCGTTTTCCGGAATCCGGAGCACATGCAGCGGCTCATCGACTCGGGACGCATCTACCGCATGGACCTGGGCTATACGCGGGAAGAGCTCGAGGAGGCTTCGATGGAAACCATCCGTCGGTCCGGCCTGAAGGAATGCTACATCCGGCCGCTCTCTTTCCGTGGTCTGGGGCCCATGGGCGTGAATCCGCTGAAGAACCCGGTACACACCATCATTGCCGTCTGGGAATGGGGCGCCTACCTGGGTCCGGAAGCCCTGGAAAACGGCGTTGACGTGCACGTGGCTTCCTGGAATCGCATGGCGCCCAACACGTTTCCGTCCATGGCCAAGGCCGGCGGCAACTATCTGAACGCCAGCCTGGTGAAGATGGATGCCGTGCTGAACGGCTTTTCGGAAGGCATCATGCTGAGCGTGAACGGTCACCTGGCTGAAGGCTCGGGCGAGAACCTGTTCCTGGTCAAGGACGGCGTGCTTTTCACGGCGCCGATCGCATTGTCCATCCTGCCGGGCATAACGCGCAGCAGCATCGTGACGCTGGCCGAGGAAATGGGGTTGACGGTAAAGGAAGGACTCATTCCGCGGGAAGCCCTCTACATTGCCGACGAGGTATTCTTCACGGGTACGGCGGCGGAAGTGACGCCCATCCGCTCCATTGACCACCACACCATCGGGTCCGGCAAGCGCGGTCCGATCACCGAGAAGCTGCAGACCGCCTTCTTCGACATCCTGCACCGCGGCAACGATCCGCACGGCTGGTTGACGTTCGTGAACTGA